Genomic DNA from uncultured Methanospirillum sp.:
TCAGACATTGCCGTTGTTCCGACCTTCAGTGAGAAGGCCATCTTGTCTTTCGTCCGAACCCGTACTGAGTTACGAAGACGCTCGACAATCGGGCGGATGTCTACTCCGTCCGGAACTGGCTGTGGCATTTTACCCCGTGGACCGAGTCGCGGACCGAGCCAGCGACCGACAAGGGCCATTACCTTTGTCTCTGCAAGGAAGAACCGGTATTCTGATGCAACCTTTCTTGCCTCACGGGGCTCTCCTCCGAGTCTTTCGATCTCGTCAGGGCCCATGATCAGCTCAGCACCTGCATCTCTGGCCTGGGTGACAATATCACCACTACCGAGGACAGAGATCTTGGCCTTGCTGCCATTTCCATGAGGAAGGAGAATTGTCTCGTCAATACGGTTTTTCGGTTGAGACATATCGATATTCTTCAGATTGATAGTTATATCGACACTCTCAGTGAACTTCCGTTCAGGCGCCGTCTCCTTAGCCTTCTGTATCGCGTCAATTATGACGCTCTTCTCTACCATTACGTTCCTCCATAGTTCTGCGACCGTGAATTTTAGCACGATCTTCTATGGCTCATAGCGAACCTATCCCTTGAGAACCGCGTCATGAACGCCCGTGTTGATCTCAGCTATGACATCTTTGGGCTTTTTGCCTGAAACAGTGACACCAAGACTGACACAGGTCCCAACAACTTCCTTGACGGCGTTCTTGAGATCATATGAAAGCATGGACTCCAGTTTCATGTTGGCAATCGTGACAGCGGCCTCCAGTGGAATGTTCCCCACGGTTTTGGTGTTGGGTTCTCCTGAACCCTTCTCAATGCCAGCCTCTTTCATAATGAGGGCGGTTGTTGGCGGAATACCTACCGAGATGGTGAAGTTCTTCTTCGCATCCACCTCGACACGGACAGGAACCTGCATCCCGTTGAAGGTTGCAGTCTTCTTGTTGATCTCGTCAACAACAGCTTTGACATTGATACCGAGGGGGCCTAGTGCAGGTCCAAGTGGTGGACCTGCAGTGGCTTTTCCACCGGGTACTAGTACCTCGACCACATCTGCCATTGTTATCACCCTGATGGGGCATGGTATGCCCTTTTGGGTTCATTAAGGTCGAAGGATAAGAATAAAAATACTTTGCGAACTGTGGAAAAAGAGTACGGGATTAATCATCCTCGCCACGGTCAATTATTCTGACGTGATCGCCTCTGACTGTGATCGGAATTGGAAGAACACTCTCGTACAGTTCAACAGTAATCTCCTCTTTTGAAGCGTCCACACGCTTTACAACCGCTTTTTCACCCTTGAACGGCCCGGCGATCAGTTCAACAATTGTCCCTTCATCAATACCGCTTACTGCCGGTTTTGGTGTCAGATAGTGACCGACCTCTTCGAGAGAGGTTGCACCTGGCAGGACAATACGCGCACTTGGAACCTGTTCCATAAGTTCCTGAACGCGCGCGAGAGGTTCTGTTGTCTCGACGAGGACATACCCTTTCAGCTCATCCGGGGCGATGACTGACATAACCTTGATCGTATTGCGGATGTCCCGGACTGCCTTGTCAATGTTGTCTGCTACACTACGCTCAGCCCGGTTTGTCGTCTTGACCGCGTAGATTCGGGTGAGGCGAGGTTCAGTCTCCATGATCAGTGCGGGAGGTATACAAAGAGCAGGTATACAATGAAACCTAACAGTCCGACAACCAGCACACCGGCTGCTGCCACGAGGGCGATCTTGGTATATTCATCGCGCTTCGGGAAGCGTGCAAGTTTCAGAACCCGCCAGTATTTGCGAAAGAGTTCTTCATTCAGATTTAGATTTATCTTAGGGGTTTCCATATGATATCACTTCAGAAAGTCTATCTCAAAGTGTCTCTGAAATTTCGGGTTACTTTTCTCATTTCTCCCATATATTTGTGGCGACCGTACGCCGGTCAGGATCAGGAGAGTTCTGATCGTACCCTGCATCGTGTTATCGATCTGGGCTCCCCAGATGATACGTGCATCAGGGTCAATCAGGTTGTATACCTCTTCTACAACCCCCTCTGCCTCTGCCATGGTCATGTCTGCACCGCCGGTGACGTTGACGAGGGCAGATGTCGCGCCCGATATATCGATATCCAGTAGGGGGGATCTGATGGCCTTGCGCACAGAATCAGCAGCCTTGTCAGTGGTGTCACTCTCACCCATCCCGATCATGGCAACGCCCCCCTTCTCCATAACTGCCCGTATATCAGCAAAGTCGAGGTTCACTAGACCGGGCACTGTGATCAGTTCGGTGATACCTTTGACTGCCCGCATCAACACTTCATCAGCAACCTTGAACGCTGCAGAGAGGGGAAGCTTGGGAACAACCTCCATGAGACGGTCATTTGGAACAACAATCACGGTATCAGCAACCTCACGGAGTCGTTCAAGTCCGGCTTCTGCATTCTCTGATCTGATGGCGCCTTCTGCCGTGAAGGGAAGAGTGACGACTGCTATAGTCAGAGCACCCTCTTCATGAGCCGCCTTGGCAACCACCGGAGCACATCCGGTCCCGGTTCCCCCCCCGAGCCCGGCAGTTATGAAGACCATGTCAGCATCATCGACAGCCCGGTGAATCTCGTGTTCACTCTCAAGAGCAGCCTCCTCACCAACCTGAGGATATGACCCTGCCCCAAGCCCCCGGGTCCGTTGCCTTCCGATGAGGATACGATGATCAGCACGGACAGTGGCAAGATGCATGGCATCGGTGTTCACTGCATACAGGGTGGTTCCAGGGATCCCCTCATCATGCATCCTGCTGATGGTGTTTGATCCCCCACCCCCGCAACCGATGACCGCTATCTTGGTCATCATGGACTTGAGAACCGCATCCAGATCGCTGTTGTTCTGCGGCGGTTCACTCTCTGCCTTAGCCCTGTTTAATGCCTCTTCGACAATTGATCTCATCATGTGCCCCATCCCGGTATGCAGATCCTCTTTTCTGTCACCCTCATCACCATCGAAGAAGTTATCTCCCTGCCCTCATGCAGCACTGTCTCGCCGGCCATAAGTTTTCCAAACGCAGGTCCGGGAGAAATACCAATATTTGCTGCTTTTCCTGGATCAAACCTTTTTCTGGAGATGATCAGACAGTCCCCATCAAATCTGCAGGTACAGTTCTTATGTAAGATTGATACGCAGAGATGTATTAATTCATTCGTAATCCAGGAGGCATTTTCCTGATTGGTAATGAATGTGGGGTAATAAGCAATGCCCTTCCCGGACAGATGAACTACCGGAAGAGTCTCAAGGCCTGAAGATAACCCATCAGAATCGACTTTCGCTGCTTCCGCAATGAGCTCTGATGGGATTGTTACCGTTGTTAAAGAGTTCCCGTTGTTAATGCCATGAACTGTAACTGAGGAACCAGAGAGTATCTCTTCTGCCAGTTTCCTGATGCTGCAGTACTCATGAAACGAGAGGTTCCGCATGTTCTGCAGATCTGATTGCCCTACCACGATCATATCCCGCCTTGCAGCATACTCTTCGATTCTCCTGATATCATCACGAGATACGGATTTTTTATCGATGTAGACGGCATCTGCACAGGTTCCGGAAATAATGGCATCGAACATAGCCTGATCAAGATGAACCAGATCCCGGGTCGGCATGATATGACCAAAACCACCCTTCGTGGTGAGTGTGATCTCGGTCTGTCGCTGTGCATAGTGGGTCCCACCAAACCCTGCAAGGTTAACGACTTCTTGAAGATCTGCACCGATCACCGTACGGGCGACCGCAGCAGCAGCATTACGATCCTGCCACTCATGCTCCGTACTCCCAACCTCGACAAAACAGGATGGAACGGGCAGGTTTGTCGGACCATGATGAGTCGCCTCATAGGTT
This window encodes:
- a CDS encoding 50S ribosomal protein L1 → MVEKSVIIDAIQKAKETAPERKFTESVDITINLKNIDMSQPKNRIDETILLPHGNGSKAKISVLGSGDIVTQARDAGAELIMGPDEIERLGGEPREARKVASEYRFFLAETKVMALVGRWLGPRLGPRGKMPQPVPDGVDIRPIVERLRNSVRVRTKDKMAFSLKVGTTAMSDEQIGENIDAVLKRVLDRLESGEFQVRSVYVKTTMGPAVKVM
- a CDS encoding 50S ribosomal protein L11, which produces MADVVEVLVPGGKATAGPPLGPALGPLGINVKAVVDEINKKTATFNGMQVPVRVEVDAKKNFTISVGIPPTTALIMKEAGIEKGSGEPNTKTVGNIPLEAAVTIANMKLESMLSYDLKNAVKEVVGTCVSLGVTVSGKKPKDVIAEINTGVHDAVLKG
- a CDS encoding transcription elongation factor Spt5; translation: METEPRLTRIYAVKTTNRAERSVADNIDKAVRDIRNTIKVMSVIAPDELKGYVLVETTEPLARVQELMEQVPSARIVLPGATSLEEVGHYLTPKPAVSGIDEGTIVELIAGPFKGEKAVVKRVDASKEEITVELYESVLPIPITVRGDHVRIIDRGEDD
- a CDS encoding protein translocase SEC61 complex subunit gamma, which produces METPKINLNLNEELFRKYWRVLKLARFPKRDEYTKIALVAAAGVLVVGLLGFIVYLLFVYLPH
- the ftsZ gene encoding cell division protein FtsZ; this encodes MRSIVEEALNRAKAESEPPQNNSDLDAVLKSMMTKIAVIGCGGGGSNTISRMHDEGIPGTTLYAVNTDAMHLATVRADHRILIGRQRTRGLGAGSYPQVGEEAALESEHEIHRAVDDADMVFITAGLGGGTGTGCAPVVAKAAHEEGALTIAVVTLPFTAEGAIRSENAEAGLERLREVADTVIVVPNDRLMEVVPKLPLSAAFKVADEVLMRAVKGITELITVPGLVNLDFADIRAVMEKGGVAMIGMGESDTTDKAADSVRKAIRSPLLDIDISGATSALVNVTGGADMTMAEAEGVVEEVYNLIDPDARIIWGAQIDNTMQGTIRTLLILTGVRSPQIYGRNEKSNPKFQRHFEIDFLK
- a CDS encoding D-aminoacyl-tRNA deacylase — translated: MKNGKKQYQILLVSSLADQAGSLIHEEVWRLLAGNPQFQGRYQHRQFDERLIYLDGPSFSTDADIIIFLSRHASKEPRSVLTVHVTGNYGEAVFGGSPGTLTPAATAMMHAIMNRLAREVPEGYEVTYEATHHGPTNLPVPSCFVEVGSTEHEWQDRNAAAAVARTVIGADLQEVVNLAGFGGTHYAQRQTEITLTTKGGFGHIMPTRDLVHLDQAMFDAIISGTCADAVYIDKKSVSRDDIRRIEEYAARRDMIVVGQSDLQNMRNLSFHEYCSIRKLAEEILSGSSVTVHGINNGNSLTTVTIPSELIAEAAKVDSDGLSSGLETLPVVHLSGKGIAYYPTFITNQENASWITNELIHLCVSILHKNCTCRFDGDCLIISRKRFDPGKAANIGISPGPAFGKLMAGETVLHEGREITSSMVMRVTEKRICIPGWGT